One genomic region from Mesorhizobium terrae encodes:
- a CDS encoding relaxase/mobilization nuclease domain-containing protein: MSGEREFRIRPGRIRSTRAQHGRPFIAQALVAARKAGGGIPRSGHVVRGARSRFGLGQRASIQANRLITSRSRGAVVKARVVRHTAFGAQLGTHLDYLRRDGVTREGEKGRLFGPGTQPADGRVFAGRCAEDRHHFRFIVSPEDAREMADLRSFTGDLVGRMQKDLGTRLDWIAVDHWNTGHPHIHLIVRGVRDDGEDLVIARSYIKEGMRDRARDLITQELGPRTDLDIRRNLERQIEAERWTQLDRQLMREAATTGFIDLAPRAGRQPDEFHALKIGRLRFLEVLGAARQVGQAQWCIEPEAKVVLRQLGERGDIIRRMHRALSEVGIERAADRYVLAAEKLAVPVIGRLVERGLDDELTGTAYAVVDGVDGRTHHVRLSHLAAAGDSAPGSIVELRTYDDARGDRRVAIAVRSDLDIKAQVRASGATWLDRHTVAREPVALADSGFGADVRKALEQRADHLIGEGLANRDKGGRVVFARRLLDTLRDRELAALGDKLAAETVLPFHRGGSGEFVAGIYRRRFDLATGRFAMIDDGLGFQLVPWSPTLERELGRHVSGVARIDGGIDWSFGRRRGLGL, translated from the coding sequence ATGTCCGGTGAGCGCGAATTCCGCATCCGTCCGGGCCGCATCCGCTCAACCCGCGCGCAGCATGGGCGGCCCTTCATCGCCCAGGCGTTGGTGGCGGCGAGGAAGGCGGGCGGTGGCATTCCGCGATCCGGTCACGTTGTGCGCGGTGCCCGCTCGCGCTTCGGTCTTGGCCAGCGCGCAAGCATCCAGGCCAACAGGCTGATCACGTCGCGCAGCCGCGGCGCCGTCGTCAAGGCGCGTGTGGTTCGTCATACGGCGTTCGGCGCACAGCTCGGAACACATCTCGATTATCTGCGCCGCGACGGTGTCACCAGGGAGGGTGAAAAGGGACGGCTGTTCGGACCGGGAACGCAGCCCGCGGACGGTCGCGTCTTTGCCGGGCGCTGCGCGGAAGACCGTCATCATTTCCGCTTCATCGTCTCGCCCGAGGACGCCCGGGAGATGGCCGATCTTAGATCCTTCACCGGCGATCTCGTTGGTCGCATGCAAAAGGATCTCGGGACGCGCCTCGACTGGATTGCCGTCGATCACTGGAACACCGGGCACCCGCATATCCATCTGATCGTGCGCGGCGTCCGCGACGACGGGGAGGACCTGGTCATCGCGCGCAGTTACATCAAGGAGGGAATGCGGGATCGCGCTCGCGATCTCATCACCCAGGAGTTGGGGCCACGGACCGACCTCGATATCCGCCGCAACCTCGAAAGGCAGATCGAGGCGGAACGCTGGACGCAACTCGACCGGCAACTCATGCGCGAGGCTGCCACGACAGGCTTCATCGATCTTGCCCCGCGCGCCGGCCGCCAGCCAGACGAGTTTCACGCACTGAAGATCGGCCGGCTCCGCTTTCTCGAAGTTCTCGGCGCGGCCAGACAGGTCGGTCAAGCGCAATGGTGCATCGAGCCCGAAGCCAAGGTGGTGCTTCGCCAACTCGGCGAGCGCGGCGATATCATAAGGCGCATGCACCGCGCGCTCTCGGAAGTCGGCATTGAACGCGCGGCGGATCGTTATGTGCTGGCGGCGGAAAAGCTCGCTGTCCCGGTCATCGGGCGGCTGGTCGAGCGCGGCCTCGATGATGAGCTGACCGGCACCGCCTATGCCGTGGTCGACGGCGTCGATGGTCGCACCCATCATGTCCGTCTGTCCCACCTGGCGGCTGCGGGAGACAGTGCGCCGGGCTCCATCGTCGAACTCCGCACTTATGATGACGCGCGCGGCGACCGGCGCGTGGCGATCGCCGTCCGTTCCGATCTCGACATCAAGGCACAGGTGAGGGCTTCGGGCGCGACCTGGCTCGATCGGCATACTGTCGCGCGCGAGCCCGTGGCGCTCGCTGACAGTGGCTTCGGTGCCGACGTCAGGAAGGCGCTCGAGCAACGCGCCGATCACCTCATCGGCGAAGGTCTGGCCAATCGCGACAAGGGTGGGCGTGTCGTGTTCGCGCGCCGGCTGCTCGATACCTTGCGCGATCGCGAACTCGCTGCCCTTGGGGACAAGCTCGCCGCCGAGACAGTGTTGCCCTTCCACCGTGGCGGCAGCGGTGAGTTCGTCGCCGGCATCTATCGTCGGCGGTTCGACCTCGCGACCGGCCGCTTCGCCATGATCGACGATGGTCTGGGCTTCCAGCTCGTGCCCTGGTCACCGACGCTTGAGAGAGAGCTCGGCCGCCATGTATCCGGCGTGGCCCGCATCGACGGCGGCATCGACTGGAGCTTTGGTCGCAGGCGGGGGCTCGGCCTCTAG
- a CDS encoding lytic transglycosylase domain-containing protein: MRSRAVLTIQILIPLFAKKPLHPLVPLEHDPVSARSAGQGRRPAGALRAPLTAASTLAGLRVCGKGKYVRHAILVAAGLLSPGCSVDLALAHSAPVARATAVDRNAAHIAHASRRFGIPQRWIRAVLHAESAGKERALSPAGAIGLMQIMPHTWAELRTRHRLGRDPYDPHDNILAGTAYLREMWDRYGDVNAMLAAYNAGPARYDRHLASGRPLPAQTRAYVASLAAMLGGERPSKIALEAPRPPDWREAAMFIERTISASVSHQPSPDRFRNSPRSASTATQDSSGVGRREEIFVIRNGHAGRP; this comes from the coding sequence ATGCGGTCCCGCGCGGTCCTGACGATCCAGATTCTCATCCCTTTGTTCGCGAAAAAGCCGCTTCATCCCCTCGTCCCGCTCGAGCACGATCCGGTCAGCGCGCGCAGCGCAGGTCAGGGGCGGCGTCCCGCCGGCGCTTTGCGCGCACCCTTGACCGCAGCGAGCACGCTGGCAGGCTTGCGGGTCTGCGGGAAAGGTAAGTACGTACGGCACGCCATTCTCGTGGCGGCCGGTCTGCTCTCGCCCGGCTGCTCAGTGGACCTGGCGCTCGCGCATTCCGCACCGGTCGCACGCGCCACGGCCGTCGATCGTAATGCCGCGCACATCGCGCACGCGTCGCGGCGGTTCGGTATTCCGCAGCGCTGGATTCGTGCGGTGCTCCACGCCGAAAGCGCCGGAAAGGAACGAGCCCTGTCACCGGCGGGCGCGATAGGTCTGATGCAGATCATGCCGCACACCTGGGCTGAACTGCGTACCCGCCACCGGCTCGGCCGCGACCCCTACGATCCGCATGACAACATTCTCGCCGGCACGGCCTATCTGCGTGAGATGTGGGACAGGTATGGCGACGTTAACGCCATGCTCGCCGCTTACAATGCCGGGCCGGCGCGCTATGATCGGCACCTGGCGTCCGGCCGTCCACTGCCTGCGCAAACACGTGCCTATGTCGCCTCGCTTGCAGCGATGCTGGGTGGCGAACGCCCTTCCAAGATCGCGCTGGAAGCGCCTCGTCCGCCGGATTGGCGCGAAGCGGCGATGTTCATCGAGCGGACTATTAGCGCCTCCGTTTCCCATCAGCCGTCTCCTGATCGCTTCCGGAACTCTCCGCGATCAGCTTCCACGGCGACACAGGATAGTTCAGGGGTAGGTCGGCGAGAGGAGATTTTCGTCATCCGCAACGGGCATGCCGGACGGCCATGA
- a CDS encoding DUF736 domain-containing protein, which translates to MTNIGAFQQTRTGYSGRIRTLVLDADVVLIPANKTDADNTPDFRIRRDDEKGPEIGAAWKETGDRAGDYLSFQIDDPAFAQPIRANLFRSDDNDDAWSLHWNRPKPRKARS; encoded by the coding sequence ATGACCAATATCGGCGCATTCCAGCAGACCAGGACCGGCTATAGCGGCCGCATCCGTACGCTCGTCCTCGATGCTGACGTCGTACTCATCCCCGCGAACAAGACTGACGCCGACAACACGCCGGACTTCCGCATCCGCCGCGACGACGAAAAAGGTCCGGAGATCGGAGCCGCGTGGAAGGAGACCGGCGACAGGGCCGGTGACTATCTGTCGTTCCAGATCGACGACCCGGCCTTCGCCCAGCCGATCCGTGCCAACCTCTTCCGGTCCGATGACAATGATGATGCATGGTCTCTCCACTGGAATCGCCCGAAGCCGCGAAAAGCGCGGAGCTGA
- a CDS encoding S26 family signal peptidase: MMRAGGLLICVFGTLGVGFACLAPMPVKLIWNASASVPVGLYTVVANTPLDVADVVAFVPSEPLASFLAERGYLPDGLSLLKRVLAMPGQLVCRTNLAITVDGAEVGSALARDRAGRDLPAWQGCRRIHSGEVFLMNRQVRDSFDGRYFGPTTTDLLLGAAVPLWTDDGSGRFRWRQTP, translated from the coding sequence GTGATGCGCGCCGGCGGCCTTCTCATCTGCGTCTTCGGCACGCTTGGTGTCGGATTTGCGTGCCTTGCACCGATGCCGGTCAAGCTCATATGGAACGCCTCCGCCAGCGTGCCGGTCGGGCTCTATACGGTCGTCGCTAACACGCCGCTGGACGTAGCGGATGTTGTCGCTTTCGTTCCATCGGAACCGCTCGCGAGCTTTCTGGCGGAACGCGGTTATCTGCCGGATGGCCTGTCGCTTCTGAAGCGCGTGCTTGCCATGCCCGGACAACTCGTCTGCCGCACCAACCTGGCGATCACCGTGGATGGTGCCGAGGTCGGTTCTGCGCTCGCGCGCGATCGCGCTGGCCGCGATCTGCCCGCCTGGCAGGGTTGCCGCCGCATCCACAGCGGCGAAGTGTTCCTGATGAACCGGCAGGTCCGCGACAGCTTCGATGGCCGTTACTTCGGGCCGACGACCACGGACCTGCTGCTTGGCGCCGCCGTGCCGTTGTGGACCGACGACGGCAGCGGCCGTTTCCGGTGGCGGCAAACACCTTGA
- a CDS encoding DUF2840 domain-containing protein yields MTGDANRRMRARPLPDGPKPFTTLVDLTWRQRRIEHWIRFGRKSYQQILDRHRSLAGFAPDSIFAFVRWAANDYGTIVSRIDIVRAVGRGEPFQTLPFVRPGGDILLKAESWSSVERVLQRIDAIEALGIDPVEVDPAHWRHVHNRLRAGETPSSYTLSRHEAWLMRRRTKQ; encoded by the coding sequence ATGACCGGGGATGCGAATCGCCGTATGCGCGCCCGTCCGCTGCCGGACGGTCCGAAACCTTTCACGACGCTCGTCGACCTGACCTGGCGCCAACGGCGGATCGAACACTGGATCAGGTTCGGCCGCAAAAGCTACCAGCAGATCCTCGACCGTCACCGCAGCCTCGCCGGTTTCGCACCGGACAGCATCTTCGCCTTCGTGCGATGGGCCGCCAACGACTATGGCACCATCGTTTCGCGCATCGACATCGTGCGCGCCGTCGGACGCGGCGAGCCTTTCCAGACATTGCCCTTCGTCCGGCCTGGAGGCGACATTCTGCTGAAAGCCGAAAGCTGGTCGAGCGTCGAGCGCGTGCTTCAGCGCATCGATGCCATCGAAGCATTGGGCATCGATCCCGTCGAGGTGGATCCGGCTCATTGGCGCCATGTCCACAACCGCCTGCGCGCCGGCGAAACGCCGTCCTCCTATACGCTCTCGCGTCATGAGGCGTGGCTGATGCGCCGAAGGACGAAGCAGTGA
- a CDS encoding replication initiator protein A gives MVARSQSLSERGQFDLFRALPGDFAARDAQDLMAYPFFSLSKSHRVAPIDFRGGDVSIRVEAVPDHGMATIWDADILIWAASQIVEARDDGIATSRLMAATPYEILTFVGRGTSQRDYRRLKAALDRLQSTTVCTSIRQTVEGRRHRFSWINEWQERTDRHGRPAGIELIVPDWFYQAVLDDALVLTIDRAYFDLTGGLDRWLYRLVRKHGGRQQAGWRFDFRHLHQKSGSLSPFKRFAFEMRDIVRRQPFPGYCLFLEIDIGGRVLLAFEPSSAREGDGVVPSGTRTIVPSGTAGSCYREPGKALSAGKTTGNRLPNLDSNSESNRKRRRRGVNDAESMCPDKASAAADHGNATRPACPTFDLPTEGDAS, from the coding sequence ATGGTGGCGCGGAGCCAGTCCCTTTCCGAGCGCGGGCAGTTCGACCTGTTCAGGGCACTCCCCGGCGATTTCGCAGCCAGAGATGCGCAGGACCTCATGGCCTATCCCTTCTTTTCACTCTCCAAGTCCCACCGCGTCGCGCCGATCGACTTTCGCGGCGGTGATGTCTCGATCCGTGTCGAGGCCGTGCCGGATCACGGCATGGCGACCATCTGGGACGCCGATATCCTGATCTGGGCGGCGAGCCAGATCGTCGAAGCGCGCGATGACGGAATAGCCACTTCCCGGCTGATGGCCGCCACGCCCTACGAAATCCTGACCTTTGTCGGTCGTGGCACGTCGCAGCGGGATTACCGGCGCCTGAAGGCAGCGCTGGATCGTCTCCAGTCGACCACCGTGTGCACATCGATCCGCCAGACGGTCGAAGGGCGGCGCCATCGCTTTTCCTGGATCAACGAATGGCAGGAGCGGACCGATCGCCACGGCAGGCCTGCCGGCATCGAGCTGATCGTACCGGACTGGTTCTACCAGGCCGTGCTGGATGACGCGCTGGTGCTCACCATCGACAGGGCATATTTCGATCTGACGGGCGGGCTTGACCGCTGGCTCTATCGCCTTGTGCGTAAACATGGCGGCCGGCAGCAGGCCGGCTGGCGCTTCGACTTCCGCCATCTCCACCAGAAGTCCGGAAGCCTGTCGCCGTTCAAGCGCTTCGCCTTCGAAATGCGCGATATCGTTCGTCGCCAGCCTTTTCCCGGCTACTGCCTGTTTCTCGAGATCGATATTGGCGGGCGCGTGCTGCTCGCTTTCGAGCCATCCTCCGCGCGGGAGGGGGACGGCGTCGTGCCATCAGGAACCCGAACCATCGTGCCATCGGGAACCGCCGGGTCGTGCTATCGGGAACCCGGGAAGGCCTTAAGCGCTGGAAAGACAACGGGAAATCGTCTCCCTAACTTAGACTCTAACTCAGAATCTAACCGTAAGCGGCGCCGTCGCGGCGTGAACGACGCAGAAAGCATGTGTCCGGACAAGGCTTCAGCGGCAGCCGATCACGGCAACGCCACCAGGCCCGCATGTCCCACCTTCGACCTCCCGACCGAAGGAGACGCCTCATGA
- a CDS encoding helix-turn-helix transcriptional regulator — protein sequence MQSERAILPPRFLRTKEAAQFLSLSARTLEKHRTYGTGPAYRKLGGRVVYAVDDLKAWADHGAVTSTSDPRGSVLPAKRHAAGQPPCIDRCTR from the coding sequence ATGCAGTCCGAACGCGCTATCTTACCCCCGCGCTTTCTGCGCACCAAGGAGGCGGCTCAGTTCCTGAGCCTGTCGGCTCGGACGCTGGAAAAGCACCGCACCTACGGCACCGGCCCGGCCTACCGCAAACTCGGCGGTCGCGTCGTCTATGCCGTCGACGACCTCAAGGCCTGGGCCGATCACGGAGCGGTCACCTCGACATCCGATCCGCGCGGTTCGGTCCTGCCGGCGAAACGTCACGCAGCCGGCCAGCCGCCCTGCATCGATCGATGCACACGCTGA
- a CDS encoding DUF2285 domain-containing protein: MVTLVAAPHFLSTTRPPPLEGSSVYRESPEGRHALHDGPAATQFILRPGAKPGGVVAALIPLDADALGRIEALTRFWRSWQRQTIPADTRITPQRRARLRLMLRAADGRRSAASYREIARSIYGEPRVASEPWKTSALRDTVIGLVKGGSSMIAGGYLQLLRHRRRP; the protein is encoded by the coding sequence GTGGTCACCCTTGTCGCCGCCCCGCATTTCCTGTCGACGACCCGGCCTCCGCCATTGGAAGGCTCCAGCGTATACCGTGAAAGTCCCGAAGGACGTCACGCTCTCCATGACGGTCCTGCCGCCACGCAGTTTATCCTTCGTCCTGGCGCGAAACCCGGCGGTGTCGTAGCCGCCCTGATCCCGCTCGACGCCGATGCGTTGGGAAGGATCGAAGCACTCACCCGGTTCTGGCGCTCCTGGCAAAGGCAAACGATACCTGCGGATACGCGCATAACGCCGCAGCGCCGCGCCCGGCTGCGGCTGATGCTGCGGGCCGCAGATGGTCGCAGGAGCGCGGCGAGTTATCGCGAGATCGCCAGGTCGATCTACGGTGAGCCTCGCGTCGCCTCCGAACCCTGGAAGACGTCGGCGCTTCGCGACACGGTGATCGGACTTGTCAAAGGTGGGAGCTCCATGATCGCCGGTGGCTACCTCCAGCTCCTTCGCCACCGCCGCCGACCCTAG
- a CDS encoding transcriptional regulator domain-containing protein, translated as MRPEASQWRDPDSYAFFDALSVEGLAWECLRRCEDYYRQYHELVSAGAEAAPLNLDAQRRWGLRFPGPARPVRPVADCTLDPVREPCRGHPCRRPAFPVDDPASAIGRLQRIP; from the coding sequence ATGAGGCCCGAAGCATCTCAATGGCGCGATCCTGACAGCTACGCCTTTTTCGATGCGCTTTCTGTCGAAGGCCTTGCCTGGGAATGTCTTCGTCGCTGCGAAGACTATTACAGACAATATCACGAGCTGGTGTCTGCCGGTGCGGAGGCCGCGCCCTTGAACCTCGATGCGCAACGGCGTTGGGGGTTGCGATTTCCCGGCCCGGCCAGACCTGTCCGCCCTGTCGCAGACTGTACTTTGGACCCCGTCCGCGAACCCTGCCGTGGTCACCCTTGTCGCCGCCCCGCATTTCCTGTCGACGACCCGGCCTCCGCCATTGGAAGGCTCCAGCGTATACCGTGA
- a CDS encoding DNA -binding domain-containing protein, whose amino-acid sequence MIEPYDDAAPTGDDLTAYDQAHLKLYARLLDADSDGADWREIVRIVFGIDPAREPRRAATVHQGHLARARWMARKGYLLLLRGSPD is encoded by the coding sequence ATGATCGAGCCTTATGACGATGCCGCTCCGACCGGCGACGACCTCACCGCTTACGACCAGGCCCATCTCAAACTGTATGCGCGTCTGCTCGACGCCGACAGCGATGGCGCCGACTGGCGGGAAATCGTCAGGATCGTCTTTGGAATCGATCCAGCGCGGGAGCCCCGGCGGGCGGCCACTGTCCATCAAGGCCATCTGGCCAGAGCGCGCTGGATGGCGCGGAAGGGCTATCTTCTTCTTTTGCGCGGATCCCCAGACTGA
- a CDS encoding DUF736 domain-containing protein, with product MTAIGYVTKQENGAYKGQLKTLSLRADIDIVPNQAKSADNHPDFRVLAQGVEVGAGWVRTGEASGKDYVSLSIAAPEFGPRKLYANLGRAAGHDDDETYAIIWNPAD from the coding sequence ATGACCGCGATCGGTTACGTCACCAAGCAGGAAAACGGCGCCTACAAAGGCCAGCTCAAGACACTCAGCCTCCGCGCCGACATCGACATCGTGCCCAACCAGGCCAAGAGCGCCGACAACCATCCCGACTTCCGGGTGCTGGCGCAGGGCGTCGAAGTGGGCGCCGGCTGGGTCCGGACCGGCGAGGCTTCCGGAAAGGACTATGTGAGCCTGTCGATCGCCGCCCCCGAGTTCGGCCCGCGCAAGCTCTACGCCAATCTCGGCCGCGCCGCCGGCCACGATGACGACGAAACCTACGCCATCATCTGGAACCCGGCCGACTGA
- a CDS encoding ParB/RepB/Spo0J family partition protein: MQLAHIPIDRLSVSIANMRHSKRAPDISDILPSVRARGVLVPLLVRPNGTPESFEIVAGRRRYFAAKTVAGERGEVEALPCAIMEDGDDAAALEASLIENIARLDPDEVSQWETFTRLIGQGRTISDVAATFGITELQVRRILALGRLLPKIREAYRKDEIDAETVRHLTMASKDQQKHWLELLADPDQYAPHGRQLKQWLFGGQSISTKVALFAVEDYGGLIVSDLFGEDCYFADVDLFWRKQNEAIAAKRDAYLEAGWRDVAVLEPGQYFHSYDHEKTPKKKGGKVIIAVSQRGEVEFHEGWLTRKEARRLRFDEQDGEQVETPVKMSRAELTGPMQNYVDLHRHAAVRAALFDHPGVALRLMVAHAIAGSHLWQVRLEPQRAANQAIAESIAASKAEAVFAGKLREVLTLLGRLDDDTTIAGGYGDDVTLATIFVQLLALTDEDVARVLAFVMAETLCAGTAVVELLGAHLNVDMATCWKPDDAFFDLLRDREVVNAILAEIGGNEVADGNVSEKVKTQKTIIRDFISGQNGRQKVDGWLPRWMKFPVESYTERGGFRTADQWAEVKALAGSE; encoded by the coding sequence ATGCAGCTTGCTCACATTCCTATCGATAGATTGAGTGTCTCCATCGCCAACATGCGGCATTCGAAACGCGCGCCGGATATCTCCGATATCTTGCCCTCCGTCAGGGCGCGCGGCGTGTTGGTGCCGCTGCTGGTCAGGCCGAACGGCACACCGGAGAGCTTCGAGATCGTCGCCGGACGGCGGCGCTATTTCGCGGCAAAGACAGTCGCCGGGGAGCGCGGCGAGGTCGAAGCCTTGCCCTGCGCCATCATGGAAGACGGCGACGACGCCGCCGCGCTTGAGGCGTCGTTGATCGAGAACATCGCCCGCCTCGATCCCGATGAGGTTTCACAATGGGAGACGTTCACGCGCCTGATCGGGCAGGGCCGCACGATCAGCGATGTTGCCGCGACATTCGGCATCACCGAGCTTCAGGTGAGGCGCATTCTGGCGCTCGGGCGTCTGCTGCCCAAGATCCGCGAAGCCTACCGCAAGGACGAGATCGACGCCGAGACGGTGCGTCACCTCACCATGGCCTCCAAGGATCAGCAAAAGCATTGGCTGGAGCTCCTTGCCGATCCCGATCAGTACGCGCCGCATGGCAGGCAGCTGAAGCAATGGCTGTTCGGCGGCCAGTCGATTTCCACAAAGGTGGCGCTGTTTGCCGTCGAGGATTACGGCGGCTTGATCGTCTCCGACCTGTTTGGCGAGGACTGCTATTTCGCCGATGTCGATCTGTTCTGGCGCAAGCAGAACGAGGCAATCGCGGCTAAGCGTGATGCCTATCTCGAAGCCGGTTGGCGCGACGTGGCGGTGCTGGAACCCGGCCAATATTTCCACTCTTACGATCACGAGAAGACGCCGAAGAAAAAGGGCGGCAAGGTGATCATCGCTGTCTCGCAGCGCGGCGAGGTCGAGTTTCATGAGGGCTGGCTGACGCGCAAGGAAGCACGCCGTCTCCGCTTCGATGAACAAGACGGCGAGCAAGTCGAGACACCGGTAAAGATGTCTCGCGCAGAACTCACCGGGCCGATGCAGAACTATGTCGATCTGCATCGGCATGCAGCGGTGCGCGCCGCGCTGTTCGATCATCCGGGTGTCGCGCTCCGATTGATGGTGGCGCATGCGATTGCCGGCTCACACCTGTGGCAAGTACGGCTGGAACCGCAACGCGCTGCAAATCAGGCCATCGCGGAAAGCATCGCCGCAAGCAAAGCGGAAGCTGTTTTCGCCGGAAAACTGCGCGAGGTTCTGACCTTGCTTGGTCGGCTGGATGACGACACGACCATTGCGGGAGGGTACGGCGATGACGTTACCCTCGCCACTATCTTCGTCCAACTGCTTGCGTTGACTGACGAGGATGTCGCGCGGGTGCTGGCTTTTGTCATGGCGGAAACGCTTTGCGCCGGAACGGCAGTCGTCGAGCTTCTCGGCGCGCATCTCAACGTTGATATGGCAACTTGCTGGAAGCCGGACGACGCTTTCTTCGACCTGCTGCGTGACAGGGAAGTCGTCAACGCCATACTTGCCGAGATCGGTGGCAATGAGGTCGCTGACGGCAATGTTTCGGAGAAGGTGAAGACGCAGAAGACCATCATCCGCGACTTCATTTCTGGCCAAAACGGCAGGCAGAAAGTCGATGGCTGGCTGCCGCGCTGGATGAAATTCCCCGTTGAGAGCTACACCGAGCGCGGCGGTTTCCGCACTGCCGATCAGTGGGCTGAGGTCAAGGCGCTGGCCGGGTCCGAGTGA
- a CDS encoding DUF2958 domain-containing protein, with the protein MILITDELRTRLLANGAAETGTNHVPVVKLFNPVGAATWLLTELDKDGDTLFGLCDLGFGFPELGSISLAELEAVKGPLGLGIERDLYFAPHFPLTVYAEAARVAGRIAEAEQLLRHAAEALALSHFELPPDEADDKRR; encoded by the coding sequence ATGATCCTGATCACGGACGAACTGCGCACACGGCTGCTCGCCAACGGCGCAGCCGAGACTGGAACCAACCATGTCCCGGTTGTGAAACTGTTCAATCCGGTTGGGGCAGCGACATGGCTTTTGACCGAGCTCGACAAGGACGGCGACACGCTATTCGGGCTTTGCGATCTTGGCTTTGGCTTCCCTGAACTTGGCAGCATCAGCCTTGCCGAACTGGAAGCCGTGAAAGGCCCTCTCGGTCTTGGCATAGAGCGCGATCTTTACTTCGCGCCTCACTTTCCACTCACGGTTTATGCCGAGGCCGCGCGCGTCGCTGGCCGTATTGCCGAGGCGGAGCAGCTTTTGCGGCATGCCGCAGAGGCGCTGGCACTTTCCCATTTCGAGCTTCCGCCCGACGAGGCGGATGACAAGCGCCGCTAG
- a CDS encoding ArdC family protein, whose product MRRTGKRSARGGGGAKGNQQPQASLYSEITDRIIADLERGCVPWVKPWGRAKAAIGLPKNAATGRGYSGINILILWGAVIEHAYPSQNWLTFRQALSLGGSVRKGEHGTTIVHADRFVPKDEKERAEAQDTEPQAIPYLKRFTVFNVAQCDGLPEHVTSVTEPLPEREIIPHAEALMRATGADIRIGGDSAFYMPANDCIQVPPQPAFFEQINYYRTCFHELGHWTGHPTRLARDLTGAFGSKTYAREELIAEMAAAFVCSALGIAPTVRHSDYIGSWLTALREDNRAIFRAASLASKAANFLLAFNNGVAGDAEAGIAA is encoded by the coding sequence ATGCGCAGGACCGGCAAGCGTTCAGCCCGAGGCGGGGGTGGTGCAAAAGGCAACCAGCAACCGCAGGCCAGCCTCTATTCAGAAATCACGGACCGCATCATCGCCGATCTCGAACGGGGCTGCGTGCCTTGGGTCAAGCCTTGGGGCAGGGCGAAGGCGGCCATTGGTCTGCCGAAGAATGCCGCCACCGGACGCGGCTATTCCGGGATCAACATCCTCATCCTGTGGGGCGCGGTGATCGAACACGCTTATCCAAGCCAGAACTGGCTGACCTTCCGGCAGGCACTTTCGCTTGGTGGTTCAGTCAGGAAGGGCGAGCACGGCACGACCATCGTGCACGCGGATCGGTTCGTTCCGAAGGATGAGAAGGAACGCGCCGAGGCCCAAGACACCGAGCCGCAGGCAATCCCCTATCTGAAGCGGTTCACCGTCTTCAATGTCGCGCAGTGCGACGGCTTGCCCGAGCATGTCACGAGCGTAACCGAGCCGCTGCCCGAGCGGGAAATCATCCCGCACGCCGAGGCCCTGATGCGGGCTACCGGCGCGGATATCCGCATCGGCGGTGACAGCGCTTTCTACATGCCCGCCAACGATTGCATCCAGGTGCCACCGCAGCCCGCATTTTTCGAGCAGATCAACTACTACCGAACCTGTTTTCATGAACTCGGTCACTGGACCGGGCATCCGACGCGTCTGGCCCGTGATCTCACCGGGGCATTCGGCTCCAAAACCTATGCCCGTGAAGAACTGATAGCCGAGATGGCTGCGGCCTTCGTCTGCTCGGCGCTCGGCATCGCGCCGACGGTGCGCCACTCCGACTATATCGGCTCGTGGCTCACGGCGTTGCGCGAGGACAATCGCGCGATTTTTCGCGCGGCCAGCCTCGCCTCGAAAGCCGCCAATTTCCTGCTCGCCTTCAACAATGGCGTGGCAGGCGATGCTGAGGCGGGCATCGCAGCTTGA